Part of the Prosthecobacter vanneervenii genome is shown below.
GACTCGCGCCATCCTCATGCTGCTCATCCCCTGGATGATGATTTCCTGCCGTACCGCCAAAAGCGTGGTGGCCGCAGTCGATGTGAAACCTACAGGCTTCCTGCCCCATGCCAGTGAACTGAAGGAAAACCGTAAAAGATCTCCCTTCATCGGCAACTGGTGGACGACCGACAAGCGCGTGCTGGCAGCCACCGAGAAGGTGAAGACCATCTACATCGCCCCGGTTGTTTCGGATCAGCTGCGCCCCATGAAGCAGAAGTTCACCCAGATGGAGTTCAGCGAAAAACGCCGCGACGCCAAGATGAAGATGCTGCTGACCTACGCGCATGACAAATTTGTCAGCGCCTTCAAAGCGAACAAAAAGTCTCGCTTCACCGTCGTGGACGAACCGGCCAAGGACGCGATGACCCTGAAACTCTCCATCATCGAGTGGGAGCCCAACACCTACTCCGGCCTCGTGGTGCGTGAGGCGGTGGATCTGGTGACCCTGCCCATGGTGGGAGGCAGTGTGCTGGGCAAACCCTCGCGTGGCACCATTGCCATCGAAGGTGTCCTGACAGAACCCAAGACAGGCAAATCTTACTTCGAATTTGCTGACAAAGAAGAGGCCAAGACCCTGTTCTTTTTCTTCCCGCAGGAGCTGTTTCCCACGGGACAGGCCAAGTTTGCCATCCGGGAATGGGCCACACAGTTTGAGAAGCTGATGAGCACGCCCGATGACAAGCAGATCAAGGACAGCATGCCATTCCAGATCATTGGATTTTAAGAAATCCTAAGATTTGTAACGCTCTCCATCATAATATCCAGAGCGACTCCATTTGGGCGAAATTATACTTTGCCCGACCTCAGGCTAAAACGTTGCCAGTGCGGGGGATTTTGTGGCTAATCCAGTCACTAACTCCCGCTCGCCGTGAAAATGCAGTCTCTCTCATCCCTTCTGGTGCTTCTGGTCGGCGTCTCGCTGGCCATGACCTCCTGCCAGTATCCGTATGGCTACGGCTACAACTCGTCGGGCCCATATGCGGGCACCTTCATTCCCTACCGCTACACGGGTCGCGGCCCGATCGGTGACCTGTCCTCCAGTGCGCTGGGTGCCAACCGCGACCACTACTACTACGTGATCCGTGGCAATGATGCCGGGAAGCGCTACTACGGCGCCCGGCCAGTGAACAGCCGACCGGCCTCCATCTACCCGCGCTCGTACCAGCTGCATCCGTATTACTCGAACAGTCTGTATAGCAGCCCCTACTACAGCCGCAGTTCCTCCTCCGTTTACAGCCGAACCAACCGGCCCTGGGGTGGTGGCTACGGCTTTGGCCAGCCTTTTAACTGGGGCATCGGCCTCGGGCTGGGATCGTGCTGGTTCTGATCAGCACTTCAGCTCCTACTTTGACACCCGCGCTGTGGCAGCACAGCGCGGGTTTTTCATGCCACGTTACTGGAGCTCGAAAATGCCCTCGATCTCGACAGCGATGTTTCCTGGCAGGGAGCCCATGCCCACGGCACTGCGGGCACCGATGCCGTTCTCCTCACCCCACACCTGGCCAAAGAGCTCGCTGCAACCATTGATGACCTTGGGATGATCTCCAAAATCGGGCGTGCTATTGACCATACCCAGCAGCTTCACCACGCGCTTGACGCGGTCCAGGCTGCCGAGCTCGCTTTTCAGCGTGGCGAGCAGGGCCAGGGCAGTCTGCCGGGCGGCGGCTTTGCCTTCTTCGAGGGTGAGATCTGCACCAACTCGCCCGGTGAGGTATTCCCCATCTCCGAGGTAGGGGCCGTGACCTGAAACGTAAGCAATGTTTCCGACGATCACGACCGGTTTGTAAACACCGCCGCGCGGTGGGGCTGATGGCAGGGTGAGTCCGAGGGTGGTGATTTGCTGTTCTGCGCTCATGGAGGTCAGGGGGAGTTCGTGAAATGACTGGATTCAGGCATCGTCAAACATGTGCCTGTTCTTCCAAAAATAACTGAAACCAGACACCAGGGTGAGCAGTGTGGTGAAGTACATCACCCCTGCAGCAACCATGCGTTCCACCTCCGGACTGGCTGTGAAGGCCGCATGGGTGAAACCAAAAATGGGTTCTCCCGAAGCCTGGCGCATCATGAAGTAGATGACCGTGAGGATCTGCCAGAGCATCTTGTGCTTGCCCAACGTCTCTGCGGCCAGCACCGCCCCCTGCCCTGCCGCCACCAGCCGGATACCAGTCACAAAAAACTCCCGCGAAAGGATCACGATGGCGATCCACGCAGGCAGCCGTGAGGCCTCGGGGATGTTTGTGTCGGAGGCCAGAAGAATGAAGGCGGCGGCGATGAGGATCTTGTCTGCCAGCGGGTCGAAGAGCTTGCCAAAGTTGGTCACGATGCCACGTGCCCGCGCTATCTTGCCGTCGTAGTAGTCGGTGATGGAGGCCACGCCAAAGACCAGCAGGGCCAGCGACACGGTGTTGGCCCAAGGAATATAAAAGCACACCACAAACACCGCCGTGAGGACGAGGCGGGAGAGAGTGAGCTTGTTGGGCAGGTTCATGCGGGTTGGGCTTCTCTGTCTAGCGAAGGAATCCCCCTGCTGTCAACGACAGGCCTGCAACGAAAGAGCTTTGCCGTGGTGAATCCAGGCAGCCGTGGTCAGGGGCCGGAGGGTTTTTGCAGCGTCGGCTCGCCTTTGAGCCAGCCGAGAGAAGTCAGAAACTTATCCGTGGCCAGCAGGGTCTCGTAGTAAAACTGCACTTTGCCGCCTTTGCCGGGATTGAAGAATCCATGCCCTTGTCCTTCGTAAAAGACGGCCTCACAGCGCACGCCTGCTTTGGTCATGTTCTCCTTGAAGCGCTCGACCACTGCCACGGGGATGAGCTTGTCCTGGGTGCCGAGAAACACAATCGCGGGCGGATCATCAGCGGTGATGTTGTGCGCTGGAGAATATTCCTTGTAGTGCTCTCCCACTCTGGCGTGGCCCCAGCCCTGGTCGGGACCGTTGTCGAAGACCGGATTGAACAAGGCCAACGCGTTGGCCTTGGGGGAGATTTTCAGATCATCCTGTGGATCATCCAGCCCCTCCACCATGCCGACGAATGCCGCCAGATGGCCACCGGCGCTGCCGCCACCGGCTCCGATGCGGGCGGGGTCGATGCCCAGCTCTGCGGCATGGCCGCGAACCCAGCGCATGGCGGATTTGGCATCGTGAACGCAGTCGATGGGCGGACCAGCATCTCCCTTCTTGATCAGACGATACTCCACCTGAATGCAGACCATGCCGCGCGTAGCCAGGTACTCGCTGTGCTGGGTGAACTGGGTTGGACCGCCGCCCACCCAGCCACCACCGTGGAAGAACACCAGCGCCGGGCGCTGATCGGTGCTTTTCCAGTCTGGCGGATTGACGATGGTGAGCTTCAGCTCGCGCTCTCCCACCTTTTTGTAAATGCGGCTGATGGGCTCTGCGGCAGGCAGAGAGACGAGCTGACAGAATAGAAGAGAAAGGACGAAGTGACGCATATTCGAAGGGCGCTAGAACGACTGCGGAGCAAACCAGTTTGCAAAAGAAGCGGAATGGCCGTGAATCTTGCGCAGCTATGGCTGCTCTTTCCGATCCCGCGCTGAGGCGTTTGCTTTTGGGTACGCTGGTTTTGCTCGTCCTCGCCTCGGTCATCGGCCGGGCACTGGCCAGAAAAGCGGCCACAGACGCCGCCAAGGCCACGGTGGCCAACCTGAATGCACGCACCCGGGCGTGGTGGGGCATGGTGGCGGTCTTTGCCACCGCACTGGCTGTGGGCCCCAAGGGCACCGTGTTGATGTTTGGCATCAGCTCCTTCATGGCGCTGCGGGAGTTCATCACCCTGACGCCCACGAGGCCCGGAGACCACCGCACGCTGTTCTGGGTGTTCTTCGTCATCACGCCGCTGCACTATTACTTTCTGGCCACGTGGTGGTACATCCTGTTTCTCATCCTGATCCCGGTCTACGCTTTCCTTTTCATCCCGCTGCGCTCCGCCCTCGCAGGAGATTGTGATCATTTTCTGGAGCGCACGGCCAAGATACAGTGGGGCCTGATGGTCTGCGTGTACTGCATCAGCTACGCGCCAGCACTGCTCTGGGTGGATGTACCCGGCTGGCAGGAGCCGCGGGCCAATCTGCTTTTCTGGTTTGTGGCGGTCGTGGAGCTCAGCGATGTGATGCAGTACGTGTGGGGCAAGACCTGCGGGAAGCACAAGATAGCCCCCACGGTGAGTCCGGGCAAAACGTGGGAGGGATTCATCGGTGGAGGTCTGACGACCACGGCGCTCGGAGCTGGCCTGTGGTGGGCCACGCCCTTCTCCCCGCTGCAGGCTTCGGCGATGGCGGCGCTCGTGGTAGTGATGGGTTTTGCAGGAGGGCTGGTGATGTCTGCCATCAAGCGTGACCGAGGGGTGAAAGACTGGGGCGGGGCGATCGCCGGCCACGGCGGCTTTATGGACCGGTTTGACTCCCTGGCCTTTGCCGCGCCGGTGTTTTTCCACGCCACGAGCTATTTCTTTGGACGCTGAAGCCGGAAAGCCCGGCGGCCCGGCCTTCGTACTCCAAGGTCATGCTTTACCGCGCCCTTATCGCAGCCTCCCTTCTGACCGCCACCGCCTCTGCGGCGACGAAGCTCGACTTCAACCGCGACATCCGGCCGATCCTGAGCGACAACTGCTTTGCCTGCCACGGCTTTGACGCCAAGAAGCGCAAGGCCGATCTGCGGCTGGACGTGGCCGAGGGTGCCTACAAAGCCATCGACGGTGCTTTCCCCATCAAACCAGGAAACCCGGATGTGAGCACCATCATCCAGCGCATCCTGACCAAGGATGAAGATGAAGTGATGCCGCCGCCGGAGTCCAACAAGCACGTGAGTCCGGCGCAGGTGGAGATCCTGAAGCGCTGGATCAAGGAAGGCGCGGAATACAAGAAGCACTGGAGCTTTGAAGCGCCGGTCAAAACAGCGCCCCCGGTAGTTAAAGGCGGCACCATTCGCAATCCGATCGACGCCTTTATCCAGTCACGGCTGACGGAGGAAAAACTGACACCGCAGCCTGAGGCATCGAAGGAGACACTCATTCGTCGTGTGACGCTGGACCTGACTGGCCTGCCGCCCACGCTGGCGGAGGTGGATGCCTTTCTGGCAGACAACAGCCCTGATGCGTATGAAAAAGTCGTGTCCCGCCTGCTGAAGTCCGAACGCTATGGCGAGCACATGGGACGCTACTGGCTGGATGCGGCGCGCTATGCCGACACCCACGGCCTGCATCTGGACAATGAGCGCAGCATGTGGCCCTACCGCGACTGGGTGGTGCGCGCCTTCAACCAAAACCTGCCTTACGACCAGTTCACCATCTGGCAGCTTGCGGGAGATCTGCTGCCAAACCCCACCATCGACCAGCAGATCGCCTCCGGGTTCAACCGCTGCAATGTGACGACCAGCGAAGGCGGCAGCATCAATGAGGAGTTCATCTTCCGCTATGCCGTGGACCGCACGGAATCCACCGTGGCAGTGTGGATGGGGCTCACCGCTGGCTGTGCCGTGTGCCACGACCACAAGTTTGACCCCATCTCGCAGAAGGAGTTTTACTCCCTGTACGCCTTCTTCAACAGCGCTGCAGATCCGGCCATGGACGGCAACATTCTGCTGACGCCGCCGATCCTGCGCCTGAGCAACGAGGAGCAGAAGAAGCAGCTGGCGGTGCTGGATCAAAAGCTGGCCGCCACGGAAACGAAAATCCGCAACGCCATCCAGTCCATTCAATACACCGACCCCGCCACGCTGAACCCGCCTCCCCCCGTGCAAAGCAGCGAGCTGGTGTGGTTTGAGGATGCATTCCCTGCAGGTGCCAAGGTCGGCGTGGCTGGAGCGCCGACTCAGTTTGTGACCAAGGACAAGGGACCGGTGTTTAGCGGGAATGCCGCGCTCAAACGAACCGCCACCGGTGTGGCGCAGGATTTCTTCACCAATGGCGCCAAGTATGAAATCCCGCCCAACGGCAAGATCAGCGTGCAGTGCTACATTGATCCCGCCAATCCGCCCAAGGCCATCATGCTGCAGTTCCACACCTCGGGCTGGAACCATCGCGCCGTGTGGGGTCAGGAGGGAGCCATCCCCTTTGGCCAGGTGCGCACGCCGGAAAAGGTGCAGATGGGAGCGCTGCCCAAGGAGGGGGAGTGGGTGAAGCTGGAAGTGCCCGCTGAGAAACTGGGCCTGAAGCCTGGCATCAAGGTCAACGGCTTTGCCTTCACGCAGTTTGACGGAACCGTCTATTGGGATCGTCTGGCTATGAACTCCCGTGTCGATCCCGCCAAAGACACGCAGTGGTCCTGGAGCAAGTGGGTGGAGAAAAAGCAGGGCACGCGCGTGGCCGAGCTGCCCAATGACCTGCAGACGCTGGTGCGTGGCAAGAAAGCCGCCGAGTGGTCCGAGCAGGAAGTGGCCAAGCTCAAGGCATGGTGGTTTGAAAACGAATACCAAGGCGCACGCAGCCTGGTGGATGGAGCACGCGCCGAGAAGCTGGCTCTGGAGGGGCAAAAGAAGACGCTCTACGATGTGATCCCCGCCACCTTTGTGATGGCCGACCTGCCTGAAAAGCGCGAGAGCTTTGTGATGGATCGCGGGCAGTATGACAAGCCCAAGGACAAGGTGACGCGCAGCACGCCGGCCATCTTCCCGCCGCTGCCGCAGCAGGCCGAACACACGCGCATGGACCTGGCCAAGTGGCTTCTCAGCCCGCAGCACCCGCTGACCGCGCGTGTGGAGGTAAACCGCCTGTGGCAGCAGTTCTTTGGCATCGGTCTGGTCAAGACGAGCAACGACTTCGGCTCCCAGGGCGAGCCCCCCAGCCACCCCGAGCTGCTCGACTGGCTGGCCGTGACCTTCCGTGAGAGCGGCTGGGACATGAAGGCCTTTGCACGCCTGATCGTGACCTCCCATACCTACCGGCAGAGCGCGCAGTGCTCCGATGTCGTGCTGCAAAAGGACCCCGAAAACCGCCTGCTGGCACGGGGCCCGCGCTTCCGCCTGGATGCCGAGGCCGTGCGCGATGAGGCGCTGTTTGTCTCCGGCCTGCTCAGTCCCAAAATCGGCGGCAAGAGCGTGAAGCCCTATCAGCCTGAGAACATCTGGGAACCCGTGGGCTTTGGCGGCAGCAACACGCGCAACTATATCCAGGACCACGGCGAGTCCCTCTACCGTCGCAGCCTTTACACCTTCTGGAAGCGCACCGCCCCGCCGCCGAACATGACCGCCTTTGACGCGCCGAACCGCGAGAGCTACTGCCTGCGCCGCGAACGCAGCAACACCCCGCTGCAGGCGCTGACGCTGATGAACGATGTGCAGTTCTTTGAAGCCGCGCGCAACTTTGCCCAGCGCGTCATGCAGTCACAGACAGGCACAGATGCACGCATCACCGCCCTCTTCCGCACCGCCACCGGTCGCTACCCCAGCGCCCAGGAGGCCGAGATCATCCTACAGTCCTACCAGAAGGAACTTGCCTCCTACACCGCCAAGCCCGAGGAAGCCAAAAAAGCCATCAGCTACGGCGAATCCAAGCCCGATGACAAACTCAACCCCGCCGAACTCGCCGCCTGGACGATGGTGGCCAATCTCGTGCTGAACCTGGATGAGGTGGTGACGAAGGGGTGAGGCACCATCTCCAAATCATGGATTGATACCTCGGCCAAAAAGGGTAACTTCGCCGCATGGAAACTCTCGCCACAACACCTGTGCCTGCGGACTTGGTCGGCAGCTTCCGCAGCTTTGGTGAGTATGGCCCGGTCTATCAGATCACAGACAGGGTCAACGGACAGAAAGTTCACGTTGTTGTCGTCCAGACAGGCGAAGAACTTGATTACCCGATCGAACAGGCGATCCAGGATCCAGCGGCCAGGTAATCATGTTTGCCATCGCTTTTGACCTTGTAGTGGCCGACGCTGTTCAGCACCATCCACGTGGCGCGACGGCTGCCTACACCGACATTGGCGTCACACTGAAAAAGTACTCCTTCGACCGGGTACAGGGCAGTGTTACGTGAGCAAAAGGATGACATGGCGAATCGGTTTGCCGCCCTGCTGGCACTCAAGGCTCTGCCGTGGTTCGCCAAAGTCGTGCGGGATATCCGGGGGTTCCGCATTGAGAATTGGAGCGACTTCACTCCGATTATCAAAGGTTCCACTCCCTGACTGCGCCGAGATCAAACTCACGCTGTCTCAAACTCCGTCTCCCGGTCCGCTGAAGAGAAGCAGATGACCATCTCGGCATCCACGCCATCGAGTGCACGGGCGTTGTGCCACTGACCGGCGGGGATGGAGATGGTGTCGCCGGGATTGAGGATGAATTTTTGATCTCCCAGACTGTGCTCCAGCCTGCCTTTGAGGAGGTGCAGGATTTCGTCGCAGTTCGGGTGGCGATGGCGTGGGTTGGTCTGGTCCGCCGGGATGATCACATGACCGAAGGTCATGGTGGTGGAGTTCCCCATTTCACGCGAGGCCAGCCAGGTGAGTTTTCCCCACGGCTGGTCGATCAAAAGGCCTTCAGCGAAAGTGCGGATAGGGGAAGCTGGAATCATGACTGTCATGATTCCCACGACAGCCATTTTAGCGACTGATTTCTGGATTGTGTGAGGCGGGTAAGTTGTTTGTAAGCCAATGCCTCGTGCATTGCTTCTAATTATTGAATCTCTATCATGACAGCGTTCGCAGTTTTGAAAGCACAACGCCATTGTCATGCACTCCGCATCACTCACTCCACGGCATCAAAGTCACGCCTCCGGCCTGCTTTCAAAACTCGGCGCGCTGTGTCTTCTAGGACTGACAGGAGTCTCCGCAATGGCGGCAGACCTGCCCGCCTACCGCAGCCTGTTTGTGGATCTCTCGACGCGCCCAGATGCGCGCTCTCTCGCGGCCTTTGACCTCTGTGTTTTGAACCCGCAGGCGGAAGTCGAGATGGAGCCCGGGCATGCGCTGGGAAATCACTACTACGCGCTGCTGGATGTGGCGCACTTCAGCACCGGCTCCAAAGCCGCCATGCTCAGCGCCAGCCGCAAGATGGGCTCCAAGCCGGTGGATGGAAAAGCGCAGCTTCGGAGCATCGATCTCAGCGATGAGCACTGGGTCGCATGGGCGATCGAAACCATGGCCGATCCTGCGGCGCAGAAGGGTTTTGACGGCTTCGTCATCAGCTTGGGCGAAGAGCCCTCCACACCTGTCGCACGCGCAGCGGTGCTGTCTCTTGCCACTGCTCTGCGCCAGCGCTATCATGACAAGCCTCTGCTGCTGGACCTGCGCATGGGACACGGCATCGAGGCCGTGCCTGTGGCGAAAGGCTTTCTGGCCTTGGGAGTTTTCACCCGTGAAGGCAAAGACGGTGCCATGGAGTGGGTGCCGCTGGCGGAAACCCAGCGCGTGCTTCGCAGCATCCGCACGGTGCAGATGCAGGGCATGCGCGTCTTTGGTGTGGACTATGCTGCCGCCGATGATCGCAGCGCCTGCCGCGAGGCTGCCCAGCGCCTGACCAGTGCGGGAGTGCTGCCGTTCATCACCACGCCTGCGCTCAGCGGGGTGAACCTCGGCCCGCTGGAGGAATCCTCCCGCCGGGTGCTTGTGCTGCATGGCTGGGATGAAAAGCATGTGGGTCAGAAACCCACTCCTGCCAGTGGAACCACCACCGCACGTGTGCTGGGCCAGTCGCTGGAATGGCTGGGCTGCGAACTCCGATACCGCACTGCCAGCGGCACAGACTTCCTGCCAGAAGATCACGATTTCACCGCCGTCATTCTCGATCCCGGCCTGATCCTCAGCGCCGAGCAGCAGCGCACGCTGGCCTCCTGGCTGCCCTCGCTCCAGGCGCGCAAAATTCCGCTGCTGCTCACCAGCATGC
Proteins encoded:
- a CDS encoding DUF5397 family protein — its product is METLATTPVPADLVGSFRSFGEYGPVYQITDRVNGQKVHVVVVQTGEELDYPIEQAIQDPAAR
- the pgsA gene encoding CDP-diacylglycerol--glycerol-3-phosphate 3-phosphatidyltransferase, with amino-acid sequence MNLPNKLTLSRLVLTAVFVVCFYIPWANTVSLALLVFGVASITDYYDGKIARARGIVTNFGKLFDPLADKILIAAAFILLASDTNIPEASRLPAWIAIVILSREFFVTGIRLVAAGQGAVLAAETLGKHKMLWQILTVIYFMMRQASGEPIFGFTHAAFTASPEVERMVAAGVMYFTTLLTLVSGFSYFWKNRHMFDDA
- a CDS encoding PSD1 and planctomycete cytochrome C domain-containing protein → MLYRALIAASLLTATASAATKLDFNRDIRPILSDNCFACHGFDAKKRKADLRLDVAEGAYKAIDGAFPIKPGNPDVSTIIQRILTKDEDEVMPPPESNKHVSPAQVEILKRWIKEGAEYKKHWSFEAPVKTAPPVVKGGTIRNPIDAFIQSRLTEEKLTPQPEASKETLIRRVTLDLTGLPPTLAEVDAFLADNSPDAYEKVVSRLLKSERYGEHMGRYWLDAARYADTHGLHLDNERSMWPYRDWVVRAFNQNLPYDQFTIWQLAGDLLPNPTIDQQIASGFNRCNVTTSEGGSINEEFIFRYAVDRTESTVAVWMGLTAGCAVCHDHKFDPISQKEFYSLYAFFNSAADPAMDGNILLTPPILRLSNEEQKKQLAVLDQKLAATETKIRNAIQSIQYTDPATLNPPPPVQSSELVWFEDAFPAGAKVGVAGAPTQFVTKDKGPVFSGNAALKRTATGVAQDFFTNGAKYEIPPNGKISVQCYIDPANPPKAIMLQFHTSGWNHRAVWGQEGAIPFGQVRTPEKVQMGALPKEGEWVKLEVPAEKLGLKPGIKVNGFAFTQFDGTVYWDRLAMNSRVDPAKDTQWSWSKWVEKKQGTRVAELPNDLQTLVRGKKAAEWSEQEVAKLKAWWFENEYQGARSLVDGARAEKLALEGQKKTLYDVIPATFVMADLPEKRESFVMDRGQYDKPKDKVTRSTPAIFPPLPQQAEHTRMDLAKWLLSPQHPLTARVEVNRLWQQFFGIGLVKTSNDFGSQGEPPSHPELLDWLAVTFRESGWDMKAFARLIVTSHTYRQSAQCSDVVLQKDPENRLLARGPRFRLDAEAVRDEALFVSGLLSPKIGGKSVKPYQPENIWEPVGFGGSNTRNYIQDHGESLYRRSLYTFWKRTAPPPNMTAFDAPNRESYCLRRERSNTPLQALTLMNDVQFFEAARNFAQRVMQSQTGTDARITALFRTATGRYPSAQEAEIILQSYQKELASYTAKPEEAKKAISYGESKPDDKLNPAELAAWTMVANLVLNLDEVVTKG
- a CDS encoding DUF3313 family protein; this encodes MILTRAILMLLIPWMMISCRTAKSVVAAVDVKPTGFLPHASELKENRKRSPFIGNWWTTDKRVLAATEKVKTIYIAPVVSDQLRPMKQKFTQMEFSEKRRDAKMKMLLTYAHDKFVSAFKANKKSRFTVVDEPAKDAMTLKLSIIEWEPNTYSGLVVREAVDLVTLPMVGGSVLGKPSRGTIAIEGVLTEPKTGKSYFEFADKEEAKTLFFFFPQELFPTGQAKFAIREWATQFEKLMSTPDDKQIKDSMPFQIIGF
- a CDS encoding phosphatidate cytidylyltransferase, yielding MAALSDPALRRLLLGTLVLLVLASVIGRALARKAATDAAKATVANLNARTRAWWGMVAVFATALAVGPKGTVLMFGISSFMALREFITLTPTRPGDHRTLFWVFFVITPLHYYFLATWWYILFLILIPVYAFLFIPLRSALAGDCDHFLERTAKIQWGLMVCVYCISYAPALLWVDVPGWQEPRANLLFWFVAVVELSDVMQYVWGKTCGKHKIAPTVSPGKTWEGFIGGGLTTTALGAGLWWATPFSPLQASAMAALVVVMGFAGGLVMSAIKRDRGVKDWGGAIAGHGGFMDRFDSLAFAAPVFFHATSYFFGR
- a CDS encoding cupin domain-containing protein gives rise to the protein MIPASPIRTFAEGLLIDQPWGKLTWLASREMGNSTTMTFGHVIIPADQTNPRHRHPNCDEILHLLKGRLEHSLGDQKFILNPGDTISIPAGQWHNARALDGVDAEMVICFSSADRETEFETA
- a CDS encoding RidA family protein; this encodes MSAEQQITTLGLTLPSAPPRGGVYKPVVIVGNIAYVSGHGPYLGDGEYLTGRVGADLTLEEGKAAARQTALALLATLKSELGSLDRVKRVVKLLGMVNSTPDFGDHPKVINGCSELFGQVWGEENGIGARSAVGMGSLPGNIAVEIEGIFELQ
- a CDS encoding alpha/beta hydrolase, yielding MRHFVLSLLFCQLVSLPAAEPISRIYKKVGERELKLTIVNPPDWKSTDQRPALVFFHGGGWVGGGPTQFTQHSEYLATRGMVCIQVEYRLIKKGDAGPPIDCVHDAKSAMRWVRGHAAELGIDPARIGAGGGSAGGHLAAFVGMVEGLDDPQDDLKISPKANALALFNPVFDNGPDQGWGHARVGEHYKEYSPAHNITADDPPAIVFLGTQDKLIPVAVVERFKENMTKAGVRCEAVFYEGQGHGFFNPGKGGKVQFYYETLLATDKFLTSLGWLKGEPTLQKPSGP